One segment of Panicum virgatum strain AP13 chromosome 3K, P.virgatum_v5, whole genome shotgun sequence DNA contains the following:
- the LOC120698852 gene encoding protein N-terminal glutamine amidohydrolase-like isoform X2 — MDGARAAAGSAGPSPVAAPPHTTAPRSTPFDVSSFTHTPCYCEENIYMLCKELMRIGVADPMGTDLYVVFISNEEKKVPLWHQKASNSDDGFICWDYHVICIQSRRNKGEVLDLVWDLDSDLPFPSPFSQYVSDAIQPLAFGDSIYRRLFRVVHAPLFLQSFASDRSHMKDPAGNWIQLPPKYGPIMAADGTTNNLHEYIAMSVDDVADLESMVTDIYSNKHGVVVNETILPRFFSRLPDSHP; from the exons ATGGACGGCGCCCGAGCAGCAGCCGGCAGCGCAGGCCCCTCTCCCGTCGCTGCTCCTCCACATACCACGGCGCCGAGAAGCACTCCTTTCGATGTCTCCTCGTTCACCCACACGCCGTGCTACTG TGAAGAAAACATTTACATGCTATGTAAGGAACTGATGAGAATTGGAGTGGCTGACCCAATGGGTACTGATCTTTATGTTGTTTTCATATCAAATGAGGAAAAGAAG GTTCCTCTCTGGCATCAGAAAGCAAGTAATTCTGATGACGGATTTATCTGCTGGGATTATCATGTGATCTGCATCCAG TCTAGGCGAAACAAAGGAGAAGTTCTTGATCTTGTTTGGGATCTGGACTCGGATCTTCCTTTTCCTTCCCCATTCAGCCAGTATGTTTCCGATGCCATTCAACCACTAGCATTTGGTGATTCTATATATAGAAG ACTCTTCCGTGTTGTTCACGCTCCTTTGTTTCTTCAATCATTTGCTTCAGATAGAAGCCACATGAAGGACCCTGCAGGGAATTGGATCCAGCTACCGCCAAAGTATGGTCCGATCATGGCCGCAG ATGGAACCACCAATAACCTCCATGAATACATCGCGATGTCTGTGGATGATGTGGCGGACCTTGAAAGTATGGTTACTGACATTTACTCCAACAAGCATGGTGTGGTGGTAAATGAAACAATACTGCCCAGATTCTTCTCTCGACTGCCTGATTCACATCCTTAA
- the LOC120698852 gene encoding protein N-terminal glutamine amidohydrolase-like isoform X1, with translation MFISYISILFAGLLSFLYILNYFFLSSIIQSQHKVFLLFIFMANRWISFAPCSEENIYMLCKELMRIGVADPMGTDLYVVFISNEEKKVPLWHQKASNSDDGFICWDYHVICIQSRRNKGEVLDLVWDLDSDLPFPSPFSQYVSDAIQPLAFGDSIYRRLFRVVHAPLFLQSFASDRSHMKDPAGNWIQLPPKYGPIMAADGTTNNLHEYIAMSVDDVADLESMVTDIYSNKHGVVVNETILPRFFSRLPDSHP, from the exons ATGTTTATTTCATACATTTCCATCCTGTTTGCTGGTCTCCTCTCATTTCTgtatattttaaattattttttcttgtCGTCAATAATCCAGTCACAACACAAAGTATTTTTGCTGTTTATATTCATGGCTAACAGATGGATTTCATTTGCACCATGTAGTGAAGAAAACATTTACATGCTATGTAAGGAACTGATGAGAATTGGAGTGGCTGACCCAATGGGTACTGATCTTTATGTTGTTTTCATATCAAATGAGGAAAAGAAG GTTCCTCTCTGGCATCAGAAAGCAAGTAATTCTGATGACGGATTTATCTGCTGGGATTATCATGTGATCTGCATCCAG TCTAGGCGAAACAAAGGAGAAGTTCTTGATCTTGTTTGGGATCTGGACTCGGATCTTCCTTTTCCTTCCCCATTCAGCCAGTATGTTTCCGATGCCATTCAACCACTAGCATTTGGTGATTCTATATATAGAAG ACTCTTCCGTGTTGTTCACGCTCCTTTGTTTCTTCAATCATTTGCTTCAGATAGAAGCCACATGAAGGACCCTGCAGGGAATTGGATCCAGCTACCGCCAAAGTATGGTCCGATCATGGCCGCAG ATGGAACCACCAATAACCTCCATGAATACATCGCGATGTCTGTGGATGATGTGGCGGACCTTGAAAGTATGGTTACTGACATTTACTCCAACAAGCATGGTGTGGTGGTAAATGAAACAATACTGCCCAGATTCTTCTCTCGACTGCCTGATTCACATCCTTAA
- the LOC120698853 gene encoding serine/threonine-protein kinase-like protein At3g51990 yields MGYLSCRTDSSVATCRSITAISPLPISRRSGGGGGGGGGSSRPAALPPAGAAAVERFDYAELEAATSHFAEAALLGRGSHGAVYKAVLPSGRAVAVKRPSPRRPEVDNEIRILSSVRGPRLVNLLGFSDPGTGPAERLLVVEYMPNGTLYDLLHSNPRPPGWPRRLRLALQTARALRALHDADPPVIHRDVKSANVLLDANLDARLGDFGLALRVPRANGANAAAAAAPAPAGTLGYLDPAYVTPESLSTKTDVFSFGILLLEIMSGRKAIDVQHSPPSVVEWAVPLLRKGRVAALFDPRVAPPRDPATRKDLAALAASCVRSCRERRPSMADIVERLRVLSKAVSAKVWNGLADGLAVVGNPCAVVDVQKTISKRAAASSRAESERESTSALAFDDDEKEDADAEALEEDQVPLVGAKKSPRRLKNGIVLSEAGARERRNLLELMARIDGVAGQRFGISRARTVRAAGELIEKDAVLLLRRNKTVRVVGSEGLPRSERVSHFDVKIKHKVAKEQEKAGEVQAKVEEVQAKAGEVQEKKQENTCETQESSKEIVGEADKLLEETYANLDKEERIQECKGQSLEKAENVNENEGNIQGTTEKIRESEGEIQDKVDKIHLNSGDS; encoded by the coding sequence ATGGGGTACCTCTCGTGCCGCACGGACTCGTCCGTGGCGACGTGCCGCTCCATCACGGCCATCTCGCCGCTCCCCATCTCGCGCCGctccgggggcggcggcggcggcggcggcggctcctccaggcccgccgcgctgccgccggcgggcgccgccgcggtcgaGCGCTTCGACTACGCGGAGCTGGAGGCGGCCACGTCCCACTTCGCGGAGGCCGCGCTGCTGGGGAGGGGCAGCCACGGGGCCGTCTACAAGGCCGTGCTCCCCTcgggccgcgccgtcgccgtcaagcgcccctccccgcgccgccccgagGTGGACAACGAGATCCGCATCCTCTCCTCCGTCCGGGGCCCGCGCCTCGTCAACCTGCTCGGCTTCTCCGACCCCGGCACCGGACCCGCCGAGCGCCTGCTCGTCGTCGAGTACATGCCCAACGGCACGCTCTACGACCTGCTCCACTCCAACCCGCGCCCGCCGGgctggccgcgccgcctccgcctcgcgctcCAGACCGCCAGGGCGCTGCGCGCGCTCCACGACGCCGACCCGCCCGTCATCCACCGCGACGTCAAGTCCGCCAACGTCCTGCTCGACGCCAACCTCGACGCGCGCCTCGGCGACTTCGGCCTCGCCCTCCGCGTGCCCAGGGCCAACGGCgccaatgccgccgccgccgccgcgcccgctccCGCCGGCACGCTGGGCTACCTCGACCCGGCCTACGTCACGCCCGAGAGCCTCAGCACCAAGACCGACGTCTTCAGCTTCGGGATCCTGCTGCTCGAGATCATGAGCGGCCGCAAGGCCATCGACGTCCAACACTCGCCGCCGTCCGTCGTCGAGTGGGCGGTCCCCCTTCTGCGCAAAGGCAGGGTGGCCGCGCTGTTCGACCCGcgcgtggcgccgccgcgggacccAGCCACCCGCAAGGACCTGGCCGCGCTGGCCGCCAGCTGTGTGCGCTCGTgcagggagcggcggccgtCCATGGCTGACATCGTCGAGCGGCTCAGGGTTCTCAGCAAAGCGGTGTCTGCTAAGGTGTGGAACGGGCTCGCCGACGGTCTTGCAGTGGTCGGCAACCCTTGCGCCGTCGTTGATGTTCAGAAGACCATCTCAAAGCGAGCCGCTGCCAGCAGCAGAGCTGAATCAGAGCGGGAATCGACTTCAGCATTGGCGtttgatgatgatgaaaaggAGGATGCGGATGCAGAGGCCTTGGAGGAGGATCAGGTACCGTTGGTTGGCGCCAAGAAGTCACCCCGGCGGCTGAAGAATGGGATAGTGTTGTCTGAGGCTGGGGCTCGGGAGAGGAGAAATCTCTTGGAGCTCATGGCTAGGATCGATGGTGTTGCCGGCCAAAGATTCGGCATTAGCAGAGCCAGAACAGTTCGTGCTGCTGGTGAGCTTATTGAAAAGGATGCGGTTTTGCTCCTAAGGAGGAATAAGACTGTAAGAGTTGTTGGATCTGAGGGGCTCCCAAGATCCGAAAGGGTTTCTCACTTTGATGTGAAGATAAAACACAAAGTGGCGAAAGAACAAGAGAAGGCAGGGGAAGTACAAGCTAAGGTTGAGGAAGTCCAAGCCAAGGCAGGGGAAGTTCAAGAGAAAAAACAAGAGAACACATGTGAAACCCAAGAAAGTTCCAAGGAAATAGTGGGCGAAGCAGATAAATTGTTAGAAGAGACTTATGCAAACCTCGACAAAGAAGAGAGAATTCAAGAATGCAAAGGGCAAAGCCTTGAAAAAGCAGAAAATGTTAACGAGAATGAAGGCAACATCCAAGGCACCACAGAGAAGATTCGAGAAAGTGAAGGGGAAATCCAAGACAAAGTAGACAAAATCCATTTGAACAGCGGGGATAGTTAA